The following proteins are encoded in a genomic region of Plasmodium reichenowi strain SY57 chromosome Unknown, whole genome shotgun sequence:
- a CDS encoding rifin, which produces GGYHISIIASIVAIVVIVLIMVIIYKILRYRRKKKMKKKLQYIKLLKE; this is translated from the coding sequence GGTGGTTACCACATTAGTATTATTGCTTCGATTGTTGCAATAGTGGTCATAGTTTTAATTatggtaataatatataagattTTACGTTATCGAcgaaagaaaaaaatgaagaaaaaactccaatatataaaactaTTAAAAGAATAG